A single genomic interval of Helianthus annuus cultivar XRQ/B chromosome 6, HanXRQr2.0-SUNRISE, whole genome shotgun sequence harbors:
- the LOC110865906 gene encoding GDSL esterase/lipase EXL3 produces MYLPYMMKPLIISIKLSSSKSSLVIFLFSFLLLGDHSRARITLPEGVTVPAVIAFGDSIVDQGANNNLKTVVKANFPPYGQDFPDQMPTGRFTNNKTPADMIAEELGIKEILPAYLDPSIDNKEYLTGVSFASGGSGYDPQTPKIVDVLSFDDQLKQFREYIEKLKGMVGEEKTQFILENSLFLVVAGSDDLANTYFTIGIRKLEYDVPSYAGLMASSASNFLQDIYKLGARRIAVFGAPPIGCVPSQRTLGGGGLRACAEEYNQAAQIYNSKLQPVTQYLNSTLAQSRIVYIDIYNPLLDIIENPLQYGIEVVDKGCCGTGNIEVAILCNKLLPTCPDDSKYLFWDSYHPTNKGYTILVNEVLGKYVDDFF; encoded by the exons ATGTACTTGCCATACATGATGAAGCCTCTAATTATTTCTATCAAGCTCTCCTCGTCTAAATCTTCCCTAGTTATTTTCTTGTTCTCTTTTCTTTTGCTTGGTGATCATAGCCGAGCACGAATTACACTACCCGAAGGTGTGACCGTGCCTGCAGTTATAGCGTTTGGAGACTCGATTGTGGATCAAGGGGCTAACAACAATCTTAAAACAGTGGTCAAAGCAAATTTTCCTCCCTATGGGCAAGATTTCCCTGACCAAATGCCAACAGGAAGATTTACAAATAATAAGACCCCGGCAGACATGATCG CTGAAGAACTGGGAATAAAAGAGATTCTGCCAGCATACCTTGAtccatccattgataataaagaGTATCTAACTGGTGTAAGCTTTGCTTCTGGCGGCTCAGGATATGATCCCCAAACTCCAAAGATAGTG GATGTTTTGTCATTTGATGACCAGCTAAAACAGTTTAGAGAATACATTGAAAAACTCAAGGGTATGGTTGGAGAAGAGAAAACACAATTCATATTAGAAAATAGCTTATTCTTGGTGGTCGCTGGTAGCGATGATCTTGCGAATACTTATTTCACTATTGGCATTCGGAAATTAGAATATGACGTCCCGTCTTATGCTGGTCTTATGGCATCTTCTGCTTCCAACTTCCTACAG GATATATACAAACTTGGAGCACGAAGAATAGCAGTGTTCGGAGCACCTCCAATTGGTTGCGTGCCATCACAAAGAACTCTTGGTGGTGGCGGGCTTAGAGCGTGTGCAGAAGAATATAACCAAGCAGCACAAATATATAACAGCAAGTTGCAACCAGTGACCCAATACCTCAATAGCACTCTAGCGCAATCTAGGATCGTCTATATAGACATATACAACCCGTTGCTTGATATTATTGAAAACCCTCTTCAATATG GGATCGAAGTTGTGGACAAAGGTTGTTGTGGCACGGGGAATATAGAGGTCGCAATTTTGTGTAACAAGTTGCTTCCTACCTGTcctgatgattcaaaatatctaTTCTGGGATAGCTATCACCCTACAAACAAAGGATACACCATCCTCGTAAATGAAGTGCTAGGAAAATACGTTGATGAtttcttttaa